CCGGTTTTGATCTGCCCGCAGTTCGTGGCGACCGCGAGGTCCGCGATGGTCACGTCCTCGGTTTCGCCGCTGCGGTGGCTCATGATCGCGGTGAACTTGTTGCGCTTCGCCGTTTCGACCGCGTCGAGCGTTTCCGTCAGCGTGCCGATTTGGTTGACCTTCACCAGAATGCTGTTCCCGCACCCTTCCGCGATCCCGCGGTTCAGGCGCTCCGTGTTCGTGACGAACAGGTCGTCGCCGACGAGCTGCACCTTCGCGCCGAGCTTCGTGGTCAGTTTCTTCCAGCCGGCCCAGTCGTCTTCCGAAAGGCCGTCCTCGATCGAGATGATCGGGTACTTCGCGCACAGCCCGGCCCACAGGTCGATCATCTCGTCGGACGAAATGACCTTCTTCGGGTCGCTCTTGAAGAAGCAGTACCCTTCCTTCTTGTGCTGGTGCTTCGCTTCCTCGAACAGCTCGGTGCAGGCCGCGTCGAGCGCGAAGGCGATCTGATCGCCCACCTTGTACCCGGCCTTCTCGATCGCTGTGGAGATCGTCGCGAGCGCGTCGTCGGCGGACGGGATGTTCGGGGCGAACCCGCCCTCGTCGCCGACCGCGGTGTTGAGCCCCTTATCGTGGAGCACCTTCTTCAGGCTGTGGAACACCTCCGCGCCCATCCGCAAGCCCTCGCGGAAGCTCTTCGCGCCAACGGGCACAATCATGAACTCCTGGAAGTCCACGGTGCTGTCGGCGTGCTTCCCGCCGTTGAGGATGTTCATCAGCGGAACGGGCAGCACGCACGCGCTCGTGCCCCCGACGTAGCGATACAGCGGTTGTTCGAGGGCGTTCGCGGCGGCGTGGGCCGCGGCCATCGACACGCCGAGGATCGCGTTCGCGCCGAGCTTGGCCTTGTTCGGCGTGCCGTCCAGCTCGAGCATCTTCCGGTCGATCGCGGACTGGTCGTAGACCTTCATCCCGGTGATTACCGGCGCGATCGTGTCGATCACGTTGCGCACTGCGGAGAGCGTGCCCTTCCCGAGGTAGCGCTTCTTGTCGCCGTCGCGCAGTTCGACCGCCTCGTGCGCGCCGGTGCTGGCCCCGCTCGGGACTGCCGCACGCCCGAACGTGCCGCACGTCAGGTGAACTTCGACCTCGACGGTCGGGTTCCCGCGGCTGTCCAGGATCTCGCGGGCTTTGAGAGCGCGAATAGTGCTCATTTGGGAGTTGTTGTTGATAGAGGAATTCGTTCGGCGACCGTAGAGCCGCGGTCCGAGCGAGTGCGCGGCGTCGCGGAGATGGGATACGACGGGAGCAGCTTTGGTCAAGTGAGATGAGGTGTGGGAAGACGGGTCGGTCGGCTCCGGCGGGAGCAAGTACGTCG
This region of Gemmata massiliana genomic DNA includes:
- the eno gene encoding phosphopyruvate hydratase, which encodes MSTIRALKAREILDSRGNPTVEVEVHLTCGTFGRAAVPSGASTGAHEAVELRDGDKKRYLGKGTLSAVRNVIDTIAPVITGMKVYDQSAIDRKMLELDGTPNKAKLGANAILGVSMAAAHAAANALEQPLYRYVGGTSACVLPVPLMNILNGGKHADSTVDFQEFMIVPVGAKSFREGLRMGAEVFHSLKKVLHDKGLNTAVGDEGGFAPNIPSADDALATISTAIEKAGYKVGDQIAFALDAACTELFEEAKHQHKKEGYCFFKSDPKKVISSDEMIDLWAGLCAKYPIISIEDGLSEDDWAGWKKLTTKLGAKVQLVGDDLFVTNTERLNRGIAEGCGNSILVKVNQIGTLTETLDAVETAKRNKFTAIMSHRSGETEDVTIADLAVATNCGQIKTGSASRTDRIAKYNQLLRIEEQLGSAAVYGWELRRS